ccacatctgatcattgtgtgtttatgaagaaattttcaaatgatgattttattattttactactatatgtggatgatatgctgattgttggtcatgatgttgaaaaaattggaaagcttaaaagagagctaagtaaggtttttgccatgaaagacttgggatcggtgaaacaaatacttggcatgaagattcttcgtgataggaagaaaaggaagatttggttatctcaagagatttacattgaaaaggttcttgaaagattcaacatgagtaaagccaaagcagtttgttctccacttgtaggtcatttcaagcttaattcgaaacaatgtcctacaagcgagaaagaaaaagaagaaatgtccagagtgccctactcatctgcagtaggtagtttgatgtatgctatggtttgtactaggccagatatagcttatgcagttggagttgtcaatcaatttctctctaatcctggaaaggaacattgggcagcagtgaaatagatattaagatatctaagaggtactttcaggttgtgtttatgttttggcagtgatgaacctgtgttagaaggttacacaaatgcagacatggcagaTGATACTAATTCTAGGaaatccacttcgggattcttgatgacatttgtaggagtAGCAGTCttagcagtctaagttacagaagtgtgttgctttatcaaccacagaagcagaatacatagcaattactgaagcctgcaatgaagctttctacaggaattgagcttgaaacaggaaggatatactgtttactgtgatagtcagagcgtcattcacctctccaagaattcaacataccattctagatccaagcatattgatgtgagatatcactggattcgtgatgtgcttgagttgaaagaattacaattggaaaaagtgcataccagtGAGAAtgattcagatatgttgacaaagtctttgcctaaggagaagcttgaagcatgtaagcaaagagcgggcttggtacagtccaccatatgagctggagggggagaattgttggatccagcccatatgtgggcttggacaattgggcttattgagcccaaatcaataattgaaggcagaaattaaaaagagagaaagatagggtttggtggcgtgcaacgtgtgtgtgtgtgtgcacagtGAACATGGGAGTGCGCTTCAGCGAGCGGTAACGCAcgtagagaaaagaaaagaaagagaaagtaaggtttcagaGTTTTCTGATTGATGATCGGTGACAAAACGttctcagttttggcccaaatttgatTTGGAGAATCTTTGCAGCAaattctacaatcctaacggtgttgatctatagtttaccctctctaaggtactttcctgctatatccattttgtgagacctaaaattctttTGCGATGAGATATATGatgttgatgttattgtgatcctcttatTATTCTAGAGAATATCGATCGTAAAccggttatcattactattgatagtgaaagtttaaggtggactacgatcccgtGATTTTTCTCATATTTGGGATTTTTTTcatattgggtttttcacgttaaaaagatttggtctgacTGTGTGAttaatttttgctctattgtttatattgTACtggttaatatttttatttggatataagttggtattttgatgaggaacccattttgaaaaAAGAATATTCCGGTTTTTCCCAACACTCCCGAGTTTTGAGCAGCATAGAGAGATAACAAGAAGACAGTCAGTGATGCCTTCTCCTAGAGGGACGAACTTGCCTAATTATAGAGAGAAATTGGTTGCAGATATAGGCAACCTCTTCCAGTGGAAAACTGGAGCTATCCTACTCAACAGTCAATCACGTTGACGAAGACTTATGACTTTTAGCTTGGAGTAGTGATTTACTCCTTGAACTCGTCAGAATTGATCCATCGGGCAGGCTTGATGATGATGCTACACTTTTCTATATGCTGTCAAATCGGTATTAATACACGAATATATAATATCATAGACATTGACGCTAACCCTTTGACAAACTTTTAACTCGGATTGTCGTATACTGCATGCAACCATCATTttaatgcgtcaatcgctttgacATAATTAGTTTCATGAGAATCTGCATCAAAACTAAGATCAAGGATCACAAGTTGGCTCTGCTGTGCAACTAATACTTCATTAACTAATGCGCTATCTGTCAGAAAACGAGATCAGGAAGAGCTACAGATCGGTTGGTTGACAAGAAGACTTGGAAAATTTAGCGTTCTGAAGTCTTGAGAGCTGTTCCATCAGGCATTAAAAAAGATGCTACGAGTTTTTCAATGCCGTTGAACCGGATGTGTCGACTCCCGAAGAAATAATTATTGCACTGGATtattaatgagaaatagattggGAAATGGAATTATATTGCAGTCAACGAAATACACCCGACATTGTTCGCTATCGGAGCAAACCAAAACTTGTCTTTAGGGATGGAAAAAGTTAGTGTACTCCTCCTCCTAGAGTATACTATGATCATGAAGATTAAAGGATGAATGTAAATTTTTTCATGTATTTGTGGATGGAAACAGTGTTATTAATTGGTTGGCGACTTGGAAGATGAACggataagagaaagaaagttagaagaAAGACGGGTAGGCGGTGAACCGAAGTCTTCCTTCTCGTTTCACACAAGAAGAAAGACTAATCATATTCATTTTCTAGAAACATTTATTGTCAAACTTCAATTAATTTCCAAGGCAAAAATATTCATTACTTATGAGCAGTTGACTTGTTGAAGACAAATTCACAAGATGGTAAACCTAATAATaagcagaagaaaaaaaaagataattgatCAAATATATGCGATAGTAAAAATCTAAATTTTTTGTTCGATACCTCAAGTCTTATTATAAATCAtgcaacttgaggttaatatataGATAAATACCAAGTAATAATCCTCTTTGAATTTATCTCCGAGAAAAATAGGGTCAGATCTTATCCTCTTAATCAATAAAAAATCAcgattaaacttttttttttatcaaagtttaagTTATCAAATTAGATGGAACGCGAAGTCTTGAACAATCGAATCACTGGCAATCTACTGATCTTCATCTTCCACAAACTATAATTGCATAGTTTTGTAAACCTTCATTTTGTTGAAAATATAATAGTGAATTGATGTTTATTTCCTTGGAAAAGTCTAATCACGTGGGCATCCTTAAGTATACTTTACttatttgattttcttttttccACAAGAGTCTACGGTATAAATTTCTAAGTCATCTAACGTGATACATCATCATGTCTAATCCATCAATTCGCTCATCCTATCTCCATGTCTATAAGAAAACACGTTTAGTCCATTTTTTTCTTGTTGTGTTGGTTGACAGAGACGCAGCGCCCGATGATCCACCCGGAAGTCCATGGTTATGACTTTCACGGACAATTCTCACATGGTTAGCTGCTGGTTGACCGACTCGACGACTCCCACAATTCTCACACTTTTATGACTTTCACGGACAATTCGTCCAACATATGTGGTTTAGAAACTCAACGAGAATCCAACAATCTGCCACTCCAAGAGTTTCTACGTCAAACGTGTCTCTCGGCTCAGCTGTGATGTCACGTGACCCCACCTCATTGGAACGTATGTTCGATGGCTGAGGGGGTATGTGGACCAACACAAACTCGTCCTGTAAATTTGGATCTCTTATTGGTTCCCTTTCATGGATCAGATTGTAGTTCCAAGGATGAGCGTGTAGTACATATTTGGAAATCCAATCCACCGACCAATTACCAATGCTTTGTttgtatcataaaaattttggatgaatattataaaatatgtaaCCTAACCGTATCGAAGTGACAGGATCGGATGGTGTTGTAAAGAACGATGAACTCCATCGAATGGTGGTGGGGCTTTGGCCACATGAATGCACTAATTAAGCATCTCCTAACATGAACATCAACATACACGACACTATATGTTCATCGAGGATAGCTTACTGATGACATTATTTCTTCCTCCAAACTAAAATTCCGAAATCTTTCTTGAGTTGCTCGTTATCCAAATTTATAGATTGCTTTGTAGAAAGTGTGACTTGGATTCTGCAGAAGACACTCCGAATCTTCATGATTGTTACCAGTCCAATTATCACTTCTCTGCTTTTTGATCATTCTCAACCTATCCAATTTAAGAGACGGATAAGCCTCCTCTGTACTAAAATTCCAATTAGTTCGGGACATTTCGATGTTGGATGACTTTGACCGGCAACTCATTAATTATCAGTCTGGTCAATCTGTAAATAATTCTCCCTTCCTAATCAGCCATTAACGTAACCACCACGTAGGTATGTGTGGCCGGGCTAGAGAAAATTCTcaactatgtatatatatatatatatatatatatatatatatatagagggagagagagagagagagagagagagagagagagagaaaggaacaGAGCTGCCTCCGTCTCAACGAAAAAGAAAACGGGGCACTTGCCATGGGTGAGAGATCCCCTCTTCTTGTCATCATGTTCTCTCTTGCTCTACTGACCATTAAGCTTGAGATTTCTCATGGTTCCAcctatatccgttgccgagagagaGAGCGGAAAGCCCTGATCGACTTCAAGCTCGGACTCCGTGATCCTTCCCATCGTCTCTCTTCCTGGGTCGGGGAGGATTGTTGTACCTGGGAAGGCGTCGACTGCAGCAACATCACTGGCCACGTTACCAAGCTCGACCTTCGGAATCAACACAACGAGGACATAGTTGACTGCTCTGACGATAATACGTTTGACATTTTTGCGCTACATACCGGATGCAAATGGGCACTGCGTGGTGACCTGAGCCCATCGTTGCTTTCTCTGCGGCGCCTTCATCACTTGGATATCAGCGGCAACTATTTTAAGCGTAACCACATCCCTGAGTTATTGGGATCCTTGACGAGACTAACGTATCTAAATCTATCAAATGCAGGCTTCGTGGGCAGAGTACCCGATCAGCTGGGGAATCTCTCTGCCTTGCTCTACCTCGACCTTTCTTATGACGGAGATGATTTCTCTCGAAACTTGTTCATCGAAAACCCTGAATGGATCTCTCGGCTCGCTTCACTTCGGCGTCTGAATATGAATTCAGTCGATTTTAGAAGTGCGTCCAACTGGTTACGAGCATTGAACGCCCTCCCTCATGTTCGAGAAGTTGAATTGTCTGGCTGCTACTTGGGAACCTTACCTCGTTCGCTTCCTTATGTCAACTTCACATCTCTCACCAGACTTGATCTTGGAAATAACGGTTTCAGCTCTATCATACCAGATTGGTTGCTTAATATAACTAGTCTTCAGTACCTTTACCTTGGTTACAATTCTCTCTCGGTCTTCCTTCCTGCCATTGCCAAGCTGACATCTCTCAGAGCACTCGACTTGTCCGGAAATTTGTTCCACAGGGGCTTTAAACCGAGAGCTCTGTCCGACCTCTGCGAGCTCCAAAGCCTCCGACTAAGTGGCACGTTTATCAACGATTCGCTAGTCAATTTGGAAGTGGCTTTTTCTGGATGTCTTAAGTTCAGCTTGGAGGAATTGGACCTTGGCTCCACTCGGCTTGGAGGTTCCATGCGAGCAGATTGGTTGGGAAACATGAAGAATCTCAAATATCTTGATCTTTCTGAGAATTCGCTCCATGGTTCAGTGCCTGATTCTCTTGTCAACCTGTCATTGCTGCAATATTTGGATCTCAGTAACAACAATTTGAATGGGTCGATTCCCGAAGGCCTCGGACAACTGAAAAGCCTTGTCTATTTGTTTCTCTCCGGTAACTCATTGAACTTGTCTGAAGTCCACTTGGCTAATCTATCAAGTTTAAAGTATTTGTATATTTCTGACAACACGTCGTTCCTGATGGAAAGCCATGATTGGACTCCTCCTTTTCAACTTATATCACTGGGAATGGCTTTCTGCCAAGTAGCACCGAGGCCTCATTTTCCAGTATGGCTCCAAACACAGAAAGATCTTTATTACTTAGATTTGAGGAATGCAGGAATCAAAGAGACGATCCCTAATTGGCTTCCTTCCAGTCTCGGGCTTTTACTCCTCTCCAATAATGAGATTACCGGCGAGGTGCCACAGTATTTGCCGAATCTAATAGCTATGGAGCTCTCAAATAATTCCTTCTCGGGCCGTCTCCCTCCAGGTATCTCAAACACGATGCCAAACTTGCGCTTACTCGACTTATCCAGGAACAATCTGAGTGGCACAGTCCCACTCTCTATTTGTCGAATTAAGTATTTGGAGATACTTGGACTCTTCCAAAATAACCTCTCAGGAGAGCTTCCCAGTTGTTGGAAGAGTTCTTCACTTCTACAAGTGCTAGATGCATCAAACAATAAATTACAAGGAGGAATTCCTGATTCCCTCTGCAATTTGCAGCGGCTGCAATCACTACACCTGAGCCACAATAGTTTATCTGGGCAGATCCCTTTTTGTTTAAGAAGATGTACGAGCTTGATTACCCTTGATCTAGAACACAACAAATTGATCGGAAATATACCGGATTGGAGCAAAGAAAGCCTCCTGCAGCTGAAGACACTCAGCTTAAGCTCTAATTCCTTCAATGGTAGCATTCCTCAATTTTCTCATCTTCCATCCCTTCAAATATTGGATCTTTCGAACAACAACCTTTCCGGAACTATACCACGAAGCTTTGGGAACTTCCGTGCTATGGAACTCTCCTTTCAACCAAATTACTATggtcctgataattgggaagaccacatgatgcttttcataaaaggAAGAGAATCTGAGTATGACAGCAAACTACTTGCACTTGTAACAACTATCGATCTTTCCAACAATGGGTTGTCTGGATATATCCCTGAAG
The DNA window shown above is from Musa acuminata AAA Group cultivar baxijiao chromosome BXJ2-4, Cavendish_Baxijiao_AAA, whole genome shotgun sequence and carries:
- the LOC135608834 gene encoding receptor-like protein EIX2 gives rise to the protein MGERSPLLVIMFSLALLTIKLEISHGSTYIRCRERERKALIDFKLGLRDPSHRLSSWVGEDCCTWEGVDCSNITGHVTKLDLRNQHNEDIVDCSDDNTFDIFALHTGCKWALRGDLSPSLLSLRRLHHLDISGNYFKRNHIPELLGSLTRLTYLNLSNAGFVGRVPDQLGNLSALLYLDLSYDGDDFSRNLFIENPEWISRLASLRRLNMNSVDFRSASNWLRALNALPHVREVELSGCYLGTLPRSLPYVNFTSLTRLDLGNNGFSSIIPDWLLNITSLQYLYLGYNSLSVFLPAIAKLTSLRALDLSGNLFHRGFKPRALSDLCELQSLRLSGTFINDSLVNLEVAFSGCLKFSLEELDLGSTRLGGSMRADWLGNMKNLKYLDLSENSLHGSVPDSLVNLSLLQYLDLSNNNLNGSIPEGLGQLKSLVYLFLSGNSLNLSEVHLANLSSLKYLYISDNTSFLMESHDWTPPFQLISLGMAFCQVAPRPHFPVWLQTQKDLYYLDLRNAGIKETIPNWLPSSLGLLLLSNNEITGEVPQYLPNLIAMELSNNSFSGRLPPGISNTMPNLRLLDLSRNNLSGTVPLSICRIKYLEILGLFQNNLSGELPSCWKSSSLLQVLDASNNKLQGGIPDSLCNLQRLQSLHLSHNSLSGQIPFCLRRCTSLITLDLEHNKLIGNIPDWSKESLLQLKTLSLSSNSFNGSIPQFSHLPSLQILDLSNNNLSGTIPRSFGNFRAMELSFQPNYYGPDNWEDHMMLFIKGRESEYDSKLLALVTTIDLSNNGLSGYIPEEFGNLHGLRSLNLSWNHLIGEIPNNISNLQQLEILDLSRNDLSGAIPSGLADLNFLDHLNLSYNNLSGRIPTGNQLQTLNDPSIYAGNPNLCGPPLSKICTDDVSEGNEGEPNEDADSRIETIWLYAGITLGFITGFWTVFGTLLLHRRWRIAYFRTADSMYDSLCTVILVNMARIKTKVLGRSRDN